Within the Microbacterium terricola genome, the region GCCCGAAACACACAGGAGGCAACACCATGTCCACAGCACGCACGCGCCTCGTCCTGGCGCTCGGGGCGACCGCCGTCGCCGCGCTCACCCTCGCCGGCTGCGCCTCGAGCGACCCGCTCGAAGGCGACACCGACAACTCGGCAGAGCCCAGCGAGTCCTCGACCATCGTCATCGGCTCGCAGGCGTACTACTCCAACGAGATCATCGCGGAGATCTACGCGCAGGCGCTCGAGGGCGCCGGCTTCGAGGTCGAGCGGAAGTTCAACATCGGCCAGCGCGACGCCTACATCCCGTCGCTGGAGGACGGCTCGATCGATCTGTTCCCGGAGTACACCGGCAACCTGCTGCAGTTCTTCGACCCGGAGACGACGGCCACGACGTCTGAAGAGGTCTACGCCGCACTGCCGGACGCCCTTCCGGACGGCCTGACCGTACTCGACCAGTCCCCCGCCACCGACCAGGACTCGTACAACGTCACCGCGGCCTTCGCGGAGGAGAACAACCTGGTCTCGATCGGTGACCTCGCCGGCATCGACGGCCTGGTCCTCGGCGGCGCCCCCGAGCTGGAGGACCGCGAGTACGGACCTCGTGGCCTCAAGGAGGTCTACGGCGTGACCGTCGGCTTCGACGCCACCGCCGACACCACCGTGGATGAGCTCGTCGCCGGCAGCATCCAGGTCGCCAACGTCTACAGCGCCGACCCGCGCATCGAGACGGAGGACCTCGTCACGCTGGAAGACCCCGAGGGCCTGTTCCTGGCCTCGAACGTCGTGCCGATCGTGAGCGAGGACGTGGCCGACGAGGTCGCTGACGTCATCAACGCGGTCAGCGCCGCGCTCACGCCCGAGGGCCTCGTCGCGCTGAACGTGCAGTCGACCGTCGACAAGCGCTCCTCGGACGACATCGCCGCGGAGTGGCTGGCGGCCAACGACCTCGGCTGAGCCGGGCAGACCAGGAACGGCCGGGGCGGAGTATCCGCCCCGGCCGTTCCCGTCAAGGGGGTGGGGCGCGGGCCGGATCTCACGAAGGCTGGAAGTCCCTCACCCGCAAGGAGCACATCATGAGCGCATCGCTTCCCGAGTCGCCCGTCCCCGGATCGCCCGGCGAGGTGCCGCCTGGTCCCGCCGGGGTCCCCGTCCCCGACGAGCCGCTCGCGCCGAGCCCGGCCGAACCGACCTTCCCGAGCCCCGATGAGCCACTGGCTCCGAACCCGGTCGAGCCGACGCTCCCGCCGGGAGGAGTCGCGTTCTCCTGATCGGACGGAAGAGGGATGCGGCGACCCGCCGCATCCCTCTTCTCGTGCTCAGTGCAGGAACTGGAGCGGGTCGAACTCGTCGATGGGGATCACCCGGATGCGCGGGAGCGGCGCCTCGAACGCCTTCGCGTCGTACTCGAGGTCGAACGACTCCACGCCGCCGATCGTGCTGAATCCGGCGTTGCGGAACTCTGCGAAGGCCAGCACGCCGAGGCGGCGGGAGCCATCGGCGAGCGCCCGCAGGTCGTCGACGAAGTCGCCGTCGTGGCTGACGAGGAGCACGTCGTCACCGCGGTCGCGCAGGGCGCGCAGGGTCCGCTGGATGGCGATGTCGACGACCTTCGCGTCGGCGGGACCGGACAGCGGCACCGGCTCGTAGCCGAGGGCGAGCAGCGCCTGCACGAACGTCATCGGCAGGGTGGTCGAGGCGTTCAGGAAGAACAGGCCGCGCGCGGACTGGTTCCAGCGGTCGGCGATGAACGACAGCACGCGGTCCCACCGCGGCCGCTCATCGGGCTGCGGCCGCCGACCGAGGATCGAGTTGCCGAGGGTGGCGTCGATGTTCTCGCCGTCGACGAGAACCCATGTGCCGCGATCCGTGCCGTCCACGGCGACCTCCCTGTCGCGGCTCGGGCGGCCGCTGCGTCGATCCTATGGGTGCGCGGCGGCCGTCGGCGCCGGCTCGGTCGTCGCGGGTCGCAGGACGCCGTCGTGCAGTTCGAGCACGCGGTCCGCGCGGGCGAGGACCGACGGGTCATGGGTCGACAGCAGCACCGCGACGCCGTCATCGTGCGCGATCGACGCGATCAGCTCGATCATCGCCTCCGCCGTGTGCGAGTCGAGCTGACCGGTCGGCTCGTCCGCGAGGAGCACCCGCGCGGATCCGGCCAGGGCCCGTGCGATGCCGACCCGCTGCTGCTGGCCGCCCGACAGCTCCCCCGGACGCTGGCGGGCGTGGCCGGCGAGCCCGACGCGCTCGAGCAGGTGCGCCACCCTGGCGGACCGCTCCGCCGGGTCGACGCCGCGGATCCGCAGCGGCAGCTCGACGTTCTCCTCCGCGGAGAGTGCGCCGATCAGGCCGAACGACTGGAACACGTAGCCGATGTCGTCGCGCCGGACGCGGTCGACGTCCCGCTCGGGCGCCTCGGTCAGCGTGACGTCGCCGACGCGCACGGTCCCCGTCGTCGGGGGCTGGATGCCGCCCAGCACGTGCAGCAGCGTCGTCTTGCCCGCACCGGACGGTCCGACGAGCACGACGAACTCGCCGGCGTGCAGCTCGAGCGAGGCGTCGGCGAGCGCGTGCACGTCACCGGCGGGCGTGCGGTGCACGACGGAGAGGTCGGATGCGGCGAGCACCGGCTCAGTCATGGGTCTCTCCCTGGTGGTCGCGCAGCGAGCGCCGCGTCGGCGGTGCCGTGGCGGCGGCCGTCGTGTCGGCGGGCGGTGCGTCGGCGGGCGCTGCGTCGACCGGCGCTCCCTCTGCCGGCGGGTCGACTCGCTCGACGGGCGAGTCGCCCCGCCACACGCCCACGTGGTCGGGGTTGAGCTCGAGGCGCACCCGGTCGCGCAGCGACAGCTGGCGCATGTAGTCGGTCGGCAGCTGCATCCGCCCGACCTTGTCGAGCACGACGAACTCCTCGGCCATCGCATGCTCCTGGCCGGTCTCGTCCGTATGCGTCCACCGCAGCACCTCGGTCGAGGTGCGCCCGTCGCGGATCTGGACGGTGCGCTGCACGTGCTCAGAGACCGCGGGGTCGTGCGTCACGATGAGCGCGGTGGTGCCGAGTTCGCGGTTGACCGCCTCGAAGGTCGCGAGCACTTCGGCCGACGCGTGCTCGTCGAGGTCGCCGGTGGGCTCGTCCGCGAGCAGCACGCGCGGCGCGTTGGCGAGCGCGACCGCGATGGCCACCCGCTGCTGCTGACCGCCGGACAGCTCGCCCGGTCGGCGGTCGGCGACGTCGCCGACCCCGGTCAGCTCGAGGAGGTCGCGCGATCGCGCCGGGTCGCTGCGGTCGCCGCCGATCGCCCGGGCCAGCTGCACGTTCTCGACCGCCGAGAGGTACGGCAGCAGGTTCCGGGCCGTCTGCTGCCAGACGAATCCGACGACCTCGCGCCGGTAGTCCACGCGCTCCCGCGCGGAGAGCGAGGGCAGGTGCCTGCCCGCGACGGTCGCGGAGCCTGCGGTGGGCTGATCGAGCCCGGACAGGATCGACAGCAGTGTCGACTTGCCTGAGCCTGAGGCGCCCACGAGCGCGACCAGCTCGCCGCTGCCGATCACGAGGTCGAGCCCCTGCAGGGCCTGCACCTCGATGTCGGCGACCGCGAAGATGCGCACCAGCCCTTCGCAGACGATGTCGGGTTCGGTCATCAGTCCTCCTCCGTTCGCAGGACGGTGGCCATCGAGGTGGTCCGCGCGCTGATCACGCCGGCGACGACCGCCAGCGCCAGCGCGACCACCACGACGGCGATGAGTGTTCCGGTCAGCACCGGGTCGACGGCGAGCGCGGGTTGCCGCCCCCCGCCCGTGAACGGCCGCAGGTCGATGGACGTCACCACGAGCAGCGGCAGCACGGCTCCCAGCACGACGCCGCCGACGAGTGCGGTCAGGCCGAGCGGCGCGAACTCCCACGCGACGACCGCGCGGCCGCGCCGGCGGTCGAGCCCGAGGATCCGCAGCAGCGTGATCACGCGCGAGCGGGCGTCCTTGGAGACACCTGCGACGAGCAGCACGGCGATCACCGACAGCACCACAGCGAGCCCGAGCGCCGCGAACAGGACGAACCGCAGCGCGGTGACGGCGGGCGAGGCCTGGATCTCGGCGAGGGCGTCATCGAGGATGCGCACGCTGTGCGTCGTGCCGATGACCTCGCCCAGTGCCGCGGCGGCGGCCGCCGCATCCGTCCCGTCCGCGAGGTCGACGACGACCGCGCGGGGGAAGAAGCCGAGGCCGGTGAGGGCCTGGTAGTCGGTCCGGTCGAGCAGCACGAACTCCGACGCCTGCGGCAGTCCGAGCACCCGGTCGACCGTGGCGACGACGTCGACCGGCGTTCCGGCCAGCGTCGTCGCGCCCTGGCCGAGCTCTGCGGCGAGCGCGGTGGACTCGACGATCTGGGCGGGGTCGGCGCCGGCGGTGACCCGACCGACCGGGACGGCGCCCACCATCCCCTGCTGGATGGCCGTGAACGCCGCGATGTCGGTGACGTAGGCCTGGGCGCTGGCCCGGTCGTCCGGCCCGACCACGTCGACGTAGTCGCCGCGCAGCACCCCGGCGACCTCCACCACGCCGTCGACGTCGCGCATGGCGGCGATCATCTCGTCGTCGAAGTACGGCCCCGTCAGCTGGAGGTCTCCGCCGACGGCACGCTGCGCGGCGGCTGTCCCCCCACGGTCGACCGTGGCCAGCACCAGCGAGGAGAACACCGCGATCGCCACAGCGACGATCATCGCGAGCACGGCGGTCGTCCCGGCGGCGGGGTCGCGCAGGCTGCGCGCCGAGCCGACGAGCGAGGCCACCCCTCGTCCACCGCGGGCCGCGCGGTAGGTGGCGGCGATCGGCAGCGGGTGCAGTCGCACGAAGATGAGGGCGAGCGCGACGGTTGCGAGCAGAGGCGCGACGACGACCAGCGGGTCGATGCCCTCGGTCGCGGCGCCGACCCCGCGGACCACGAGCTGGACGACGGCGACGACCGCGAGGAGGACGACGACCGTCTCGAGGATGCGGGCGGCCCGACTGCGGACCGGTGCGTCGAGGTCGGCGCGGCCGCCGCGCTCGAGGACCGCCGGACGCAGGCTGAACGCGAGAGCGAGAGCGGGCGCGAGGCCCACCAGCACCGCGACGGCCGTGGGCACCGGCCCCGCGTCGTGCGGAGTCACCGCGACGCCGATGACCGCGCCGATGACCGCGGCGGGCAGACCGAGCAGCAGGCCCTCGCCGAACAGCAGCCGGCGGAGCCGGGCGAGCGGCGCACCGCGTGCGGAGAGGAGGGCCAGGTCGGTGCGTCGGCGGCGGATCATCAGGGTCGCGGCCAGTACGACGAGCGCGACGCTCACGGCGAGCGGCCCGACCGCGGCGACGGCGAGGATCGCGCCGGCGGCGTTCGTGCGCGCGAGCGCCGTCGACAGCACGGTGACGACGTCGCTGGAGAACCGCATCCGCAGCTGGCCGGTGGAATCCAGTGGGACGGAGGTGCTCGTCGCCGCGCGGAACGCCGACAGCATCTCGGTCGGCTCCTGGCCGACGGCCGCGGTTCCGTCGATCGGGTACCAGGCGATGACCCAGGGCTGCTCGCTCAGCGCCGTCGTCGACGCGAGATCGGCCCACGCGGTCGGGGTCACCCAGGCCACCGAGGTCGCGGTGGGGCGCCGGTTGCCGTCGTCGAAGACGGTCGCGGTGAGCGCGGTCGGCAGGTGCAGCCACCGGTCGGCGGCGGGGTCGACGGCCTCGACCGTGCCGGCGAGCTCGTACACCGGGAAGATCTCGTTCCATCCCTGGTCGAGGTGCGAGCTGTTGACGGGGACGCCGCGGCGTTCGCCCACCGGCCACTTCATGGTGGCCGCGGCATCGGCGCTCAGCACGATCTGCACGACCGATGAGTCGGTCGCGTCGTCCGGCCATGCGCCCTCGACGATCGTCAGGTGCTGCTGCGCCGTCGGCTCGGTGAGCACCTGCACGAGCGACAGCGGGGCGTCCGCGGGAAGGCTCTCGGGAGCGACCGGGAACGGCTCGGCATACTCCGCGAACTCGGCGGGACCGGCCAGCGACCGCAGCGCCGGCTCGAAGGCGTCCCGGTTGTCGGCGAGTGCCTGACCGACCGCGCCGAGCACGGGAGCGGCGCCGTCATCCCACTCCGCGGCGATGACGGGATCGGTGGGCGGCCCGAAAGCGGGCAGTCCGATCGCGGAGCCGGACAGGTCGCGCGACGTCGCCGGCACGCCGGAGATCTGATGCGCCACCTCGTCGCGCACGACCCCGACGAGTGCGCGAGGAGCGGCCGCGATCACGAACGCGGCGAGCACGGTGAGCGCGACGATGACCAGCGCGGCACTGCGCGGCGTCGCGAAACGGCGGCGCGTGAGGGCGAAGAGGCCAGGTGTCCTGCTCACTCGTCCTCCCGCAGCAGCCGGGCGAGGCCGGTCGGCACCCGCACGGTCGAGACGATGAGTGCGCAGATCGCAGCCGTCGCGAGGAGGGATGCTGTCAGCAGCCCCCACGGCACGACCAGCGGAACGGGGTACGCCTCCGGGATCGTGCCGTACGCGGCGCGGACCAGCGGCGGCACGGCGAACCATGCGGTGACGGCGCCGGCGGCGAGTCCGCCGACCACCCCGAACCCGATGGCCAGCAGATCCTCCCTGGTGCGGACGCCCCCGGCCCGGCGTCGGCCGAGGCCCATCACCGCCAGGAGTGCCAGCTCGCGCGCGTCGCCCCGCCCGCGTGAGCGCCGCAGCGCGAGCACGACGAACGCGAGCACGGCCGCCCCTGCCGCCGCGAGCAGGAATGCGATCGCGGTGCCCGCCGCGTTCTGCCCCGACCGAGGATCAGCCACGAGCACCACGGTCTGCGGGTACGCGGCGGCCACCGCGGCGGCGGCCGCGTCCGGCCGGTCCGAGGCGATCCACGCCTGGTTGGCGACGATGGCCGCCGGCGACAGCAGCGACAGCGTGCCGAGGTCGACGAGGATGCCCTCGCCCGCGGGGGTGCCGGGCAGCACGGGGACGATCTCGGCGACCTCGATGTCGACCTCGAAGTCGGGCTGGTCGATCTCGAGCGAGATGGTGTCGCCGACGGCGAGACTCATCGAGTCGGCGAGCGACGCGGTGAGCGCTGCAGGGGCGACGGTCGGGACGCCCGGGGCGATCGCCCGGGTGGCCGGCGTGGTCGTGCCGTCATAGGCGGGCATGAACTCGAGGGACCCGTCGTCGAGGACGCTGACCGCACCCGGGGTTCCCGGTGCCGGGGTGAACGCGGACAGATCGACGGCCTCGCCGCCGCTCGTCGCGCTGACCTGCACCCCCATCCCGCCCGCGTAGTACTCGAAGAGGGCCGCATCGATCGCCACCAGTGACCAGTCGCCGGACGGAGGCTCGATCGTCTCGGTGACGTCCGTGTCCACATCCACCGTGAAGTAGGTGCCGGTCTCATCCTCGACGGTCTCCATCCGCGCGTTGGCGAACGAGCGGACCAGCACCTGACCGGACGTGCTCACGAGGGTCGCCTGCAGATTCGCCGCCGTCGGCGAGAACTCGACGGACTCGCCGTCGATCTCCTCGGCCGGCGGCGCCGGCGCGATCACCCGGAGGGCGAGGTCGCCGCCGACGAGCGGAACACCCATCTCGGGCGGGGTGAGCTCTGAGCCGATCGCCGCCGGATCGATCGTTCCTCCGGCGTCGAGCATCACCGCCCCCAGCTGCGACGTCTCGGCCGCCAGCACCGGCAGGCGGGTGTCAGCGCCCTGCGCCACCAGGGGGCGCACGAGCATCGAACCGGTCTGCGGCTGCGCGGCCGCGGCCACCGCGGCGGGTTCCACGTCGTCGGGGATCGTCGTCACCCGCACGTCTGCGCCAACGCGCAGCGCCTCCGGGGCGTCGCCGAGAGCGGTGAGACTGCCCTGGTAGGCGCCCGCGACGGTCATGGTGCCCACCGCGAACGCCACGACGGCGATGGGCAGCGCGTGGCGGGCCGGGCGGCGGCCGCCCAGGCGCAGGGGGGTGATCGGGAGCACGCCGCGCGTGCGGACGAGGGATGCCGCCAGCAGGCGCGCGAGCGGCGTCGCCAGGAGGATCGCGACGAGGGCCGCGAGCGCCAGCACCAGCGCGGGGGCGATCGCGACGAGCGGGTCGGTGACCGCGGCGCCGTCGCCGCGGGTGACGACCGGGGTGCCCGATTGCACGAACTGCCAGGCCGCGACCGCGGTCACCACGGCGAGCAGGATGGCGGTGCCCGCGCGCGCGATCGTCTCGGCACGCGTGGAGCGGCGATCGACCCCGCGGGCGGTCGCGATCGCCGCGACGATCACCGCGACGCCGGCGACCGCGACCACGGCCGCGCCCACGACCAGGGGCGCTGCGGCGGGCAGCGTCAGGAGGAGCGCCAGCCCGGTGGCGACGACTGCCCCCACGGCCGCGCCCACGAGGGCGACGACGGCGGATTCGAGAGCGGCGAGACCGGCGAGCGAGCGGCGTCGCGCACCGCGGGCGCGCAGCAGCAGCGACTCCGTGTGCCGCGCGCGGACCGGCTCGAGCGCGACCGCGCCCACGACGACCGCGGTGACGAGGCCGAGCATCCCGACGGCGACCGCCGTGGGCCCCCGGCGCACCGCGACGCCCTCGTCGATGCCGCGGAGGGTTCGTTCGAGCCCACCGGCGATCTGCACGCGGGCGTCGGTGGCGTCGTCGAGGGCGTCGGGCAGATCGGCGAGCGCGGCGATCAGGCCGGGCAGATCCGCCGCGGTGATCGCGGCCGCATCGGGCACGATCACGATCCCCTCGTCGGTGGACTGGATGTCGACGGCCCGGGCGACGCCGTGCGCGCCGAGGACGGCGGCAGCGGCATCCTCGAGGGAAGGAGCGGACGCATCGTCGGCGACGCTGACGACGACGCGACCGCGGTCGGAGAGCTGATCGCTGAGCGCGGCGCGCACCTCGCGCGTCTCGACGCCGGCGATCGCGGCTGCCGCACCCACGATGAGGGCGGCCGCGAGCGCGGAGACGGCGGCGAGTGCGAGGAGGGTCGCGGTGGCCTCGCGCGCGCGCGCGAACGCGAACCGGGATCCCCCGATCACACGCGGCGCCTTCGCATGGATTTCACCCTAAGCGACGCCGGAGGGTGGTCCCGTCACGCCTGGTGCGGCATGGCGCGGCGCCATTTCCGGGCACGGGCGTGCTCGCATGCCAGAATGGCGTCGCGCACACACCTGGGGAGGAGCGTCCATGCCGTTAGGGCTGCCCACTGTCGACGAAGCACGTCACAGCGGTTCCCGCATGGGCGAGACCTATCCGACGATCTGGGATCCGGATGATGTGGTCGTCGGCGATCTCACCGCCAACACCGGGGATTGGCTCGGCGCCCACCCGACGCGACGCTCAGGGGCGCAGCGGTTCTGGCTCACCACGCTGGCCGTGTGCAGCACGATCGCCGGGTCCGGGCTCGTCGCCCTCGGCGCGTCGCTGGGCCTCTCGGCCGCGGGTGTCGACCTCCCCCCGATATCGCGGCAGAATCTCGCGATCGCCGCGGTGACCTGGCTCGTGGCCCTGCTCGGCGTTGCCATCTCGATCATCGGCAACGCCATCAGCCGGACGCGCGCCGTCGCTGCGCGTGCTGATCAGTCGACCCATCTCCACCGGGTCGCGCTCCATGAGGGCGTCGCCCGGGTGAACAGCCGCCGCGGTGAGGCGCGCACGTTCGGCAGCCTGCCGCCGGCACCCGGCGCCCAGCCCTACGGCATCTCCGAGCGGGGCGCCGTCGACCTCGCGGCGGCCTGGCTCCGGCATCTCGGCTGCGCGCCGACGGTCTCGGCCGTCCGCACCGAGGGCATCGACATCCGCTTCGGCACCTGCCTCGTACGGGTGGCGAGCCGGGACGAGGATGCGGCAGCATCCGTGCGCGAACTGGCGGGCTCCGTGGCGGCGCACCCGAATGCACGCGGAGTCGCCTTCTTCACGCGGGCGCTCGGCGAGGACGTCACGTCGTTCGCCGATCGTGCCGGCATCGCGCTGCTCGTGATGAACCCGGTCGCCGGGTCACTGCATGGCGCGAATCTCGAGGGCCGCGAGATCATGAAGGTCTCGCAGCGCGCCACCGAACGCGCGTCGACCTCCCCCGTTCCGGTGATGGTGTAGCCCTCCCCCGTCCGACCGGTTAGGGTTCCCCCAACTCCGCGCGTCTTGGGGTCGGCGGCGCGGAGACCGATCAGGGCATCAACCGGGGGGTCTGCCATGGCGAAACCACCAGCGCGCGACGGCACGTTCGACGGCGAGGTCGAGGTGAGCGACGGGAAGTACTGGACCTGGACCGGACCCGCGACGAGATGGATTCCGAGCGGCGCGGGCGTCGAGTACAAGGAAGCACCGGCAGACGGGGCGCTCGGCCAGTGATGGTCAAGAGGAAGAGGGCGAGCAGCGAGCCGGCAGCCGCGCCGCCCGCGACACCACCCGCCACGCCCGGGACCGACGCCGCGAAGGAGCCGCCTGAGAAGGACGCCGCCCCGATCGGCCGCGCACAGCGCTGGTCGGCCGCGACGAAGGAGGCGCGCGAGACCATCAAGTGGCTCGCGACCGCGATCGGAGCGGCCGCGGCGCTCGTCTTCGGGGCGGGGCCGCTGCTGACGACCACCGAGCTCGACATCGCGTCGTGGCCGCCCTGGCGGACCGTGGTGTGCCTCGTGGCGGCCGTCGTCGGCGTGGTCGGCGTCGTGCTCGTGATCTGGTCGCTCCTGAAAGCCCTGACACCGGAGGCCCTCACTCTCGATCAGCTGCCGCCGTCGACGGTCAGGCGGCTGGAGGACTCGGCGGAGACGTCCTTCCCCGGCGACATCAGCTCGATCGCCCAGCTCAAGCAGCGCTTCGGCGTCTACCGCGTGGCGATCTTCGAGCTCGGCAAGAAGGAGGCGCTCGCGACCACCGACGCCGAGCGGAAGATCCTCGGCGAGCTCATCGCGAAGAACCGCGACAACCTGAAGAAGCTGCGCGAGGTCGAGGACGCCATCCTGGAGCAGGGCGCGTTCGAGCTGACCCGCAGCAAGGTGACGGACCTGCTCGCCCCCGTGCTCGCCGGATCTGCCCTCGCGGTGATCGGCGTGGTCGCGTATCAGCTCGCGATGAGCGGGCCGACGGACCCGCCCGCGGCGGCGGCGTCCGATCAGATCGGCAGGCTGGTCGACAACGGCAGCATCGCCTCTACGCGCCTGTGGACGGCTCTCGATCTGAGCGCGTGCGAGGTGGACGCCGGCAGCATCCCGGTGCTCGTGTCGGGCGGGTCGGGCACCTCAGAGGATCCCTACTCGGTCACCACGATCCCTGCGCGGACCGCGTGCGCGGTCGTGTCGTTCACCGTCACCGACGACGTCGCGAACGTCGTCCTCCCCGAGGTCGAGAAGGTGACCGTGACGGTGACGCCGGCGCCCGCGGACTGACGCCGGGGCCGACTAGTTCAGCGCGCGGGTTCCGGCGGGGATCACCCCGTCGGCGTAGAGGCTCTGCGCGACGTCCTGCAGCGCGGTCAGAGCGACGCGCTGCGTCAGCGGGCCGTAGGAGATCCTGGCCACGCCGAGCTGCTCGTACTCCCCCGCGGAGAGCGCGCCGGGCAGGCCGATGACGCTGACCTTGCGCTCGCCGATCCCGTCGACCAGGCGACGGGTGACGTCGGCGTCGAGGATGCCGGGAACGAACACGGTGGTGGCACCGGCGTCGAGGTAGGCGCGGCCGCGCTCGATCGCGTCGGCGATGGACTCCTCCACCGGACGGCCTCCGCCGCGGACGAACGCATCGGTGCGGGCGTTCAGCGCGAACGGGACGCCCTCCGCGTCGCCCGCGGCGATGATCGCCTGGACGACACCGACCGATTCGGCGAGCGGACGCAGCCGGTCTTCGACGTTGGCGCCGACGACGCCCACGCCGATCGCACGGCGCACCGTCTCGCCTGCGTCGTCGTAGCCGTCGTCCAGATCGGCCGAGACGGGCACATCACCGGCGGCGTTCACGATGCGGGCGACCATGTCGAGGGTGAGTTCGAGCGGGATCGTGCCGTCGGAGTAGCCGTACGTCGCGGCGATCGAGTGCCCCGCGGTGGCGAGGGCCTTCGTCTCGGGCAACGCGAGGATCGCCTTCGCGGAGACCACATCCCAGACGTTGACGACCCGGAGGATCGCGGGAGCGGAGTGCAGCTGAGAAAGGGTCTGTGCGCGGTCGGCCTGTGAACTCATGCCTCCACGCTAGTGCGCGCTCACAAGCCGAGGGCGATCACCAGGGTCGCGAGGGCGAGCACGGCGCAGGCCGGCGTCATCGTGGCGCGCTCCGCGCGACTGCGCGAGATCGCGTTCATCACGGTGCCGAGCACGAAATAGCCACACAGAACCCAGAGGGCGACGTCGACGAAGATCGTGTCGCCACCGGGGAGCAGCCCTGCCCCGCTCCACAGCAGCGCCGCGAAGGCCGCGTAGAGCACCACGGAGACGGCGCTGCCGATCCGCAGCCGGGTGGGGAGGACGCGGTGCTGGCCGCCCCACACGAATCGGCCCAGCGGGCGACCGGCCGCCACCAGCGTCTGCAGGAGGGCGAGCGCTGCGAGCAGCACCGTGGCGACGACGACGGCGATGAGCGTGAGTGCGGGCACTGACCGAGAGTAGCGGGTCGGTGCGGGCGAACCACGGCGTCCCTTGTACCGGCGGATCGACGGTCGTACGATCGGCGCAGAGGCCTACTGGGCGGGCATCGGGACCCGGGGGCACACGTCGCTGGGGGGCTCGATGCAACCGTTCGACCACATCAACATCCAACCGATGTTCCGCACCGACGCCGTGCCGTGCGACGGCACCGTCGGCGACATGATCCTGATCAGCCCGCTCGACCGAGGCGAGTTCGACCCCGAGCCGCAGGGTTCGGCCAGCCTGTGGGTCTGCATCAAGTCGTCTTGGGAGCCGGAGGGGATGCACGCCGTGTGGGCGCGTGTCGCATTCGACGGCGTCGCCCAATGCGATTTCGGCCCTGCCCCGACTCCGCCGCAGAACCGGCCGGAGTTGACGCGCGGCTGAACCGCTCCACCGCACACGCGCTGTCGCACGCCTTGCCGCGTGCGGGCGCCTTCCACAAGGAGGAATCATGCCGCAGTTCTCCGTCCGCTCGACAACCGACGACACCGCGATCGACGCAGCCAGCGAAGGCGGTGAGGCGATCCATGCCGAGAGCACCTCCACCGGGATGGCGGCGATCGCGGCCATCCAGCAGAGCCAGGCCCGGGCGCCACGGGTGCCGCCGTCTTCGCGCTGTCGAACAGCGAGGGCCCGGCGATCGTCGCCCTCCAGAAGCATCCGGCGGCGCAGGCTGTTGCCGTCTACGCCGAGAGCACCGGCAATGGATCGGCGGTCGCGTGCGTCCAGAACAATCCGAACTCCACCGCCGCCGCGCTCTACGCGAAGCACGTCACGGCGGGACCCGCGGGGTACTTCCACGGTGACGTGATCGTCACCGGGGACCTGTCGTTCCCCGGGATGGACTGCGCGGAGGAGTTCGATGTCGACGACACCGACGCGGCAGAGCCGGGAACGCTCATGTCGCTCGGGGATGACGGAGCGCTGGTCCCGAGTCGTGCCGAGTACGAACGGCGCGTCGTCGGGATCGTCGCCGGTGCCGGTGACTTCCGGCCAGGCATCGTCCTCGGCCGCGACCCGCAGCGACCGGCGGACGGCCGACGGCGGCCGATCGCTCTCGTCGGGCGG harbors:
- a CDS encoding FtsX-like permease family protein: MIGGSRFAFARAREATATLLALAAVSALAAALIVGAAAAIAGVETREVRAALSDQLSDRGRVVVSVADDASAPSLEDAAAAVLGAHGVARAVDIQSTDEGIVIVPDAAAITAADLPGLIAALADLPDALDDATDARVQIAGGLERTLRGIDEGVAVRRGPTAVAVGMLGLVTAVVVGAVALEPVRARHTESLLLRARGARRRSLAGLAALESAVVALVGAAVGAVVATGLALLLTLPAAAPLVVGAAVVAVAGVAVIVAAIATARGVDRRSTRAETIARAGTAILLAVVTAVAAWQFVQSGTPVVTRGDGAAVTDPLVAIAPALVLALAALVAILLATPLARLLAASLVRTRGVLPITPLRLGGRRPARHALPIAVVAFAVGTMTVAGAYQGSLTALGDAPEALRVGADVRVTTIPDDVEPAAVAAAAQPQTGSMLVRPLVAQGADTRLPVLAAETSQLGAVMLDAGGTIDPAAIGSELTPPEMGVPLVGGDLALRVIAPAPPAEEIDGESVEFSPTAANLQATLVSTSGQVLVRSFANARMETVEDETGTYFTVDVDTDVTETIEPPSGDWSLVAIDAALFEYYAGGMGVQVSATSGGEAVDLSAFTPAPGTPGAVSVLDDGSLEFMPAYDGTTTPATRAIAPGVPTVAPAALTASLADSMSLAVGDTISLEIDQPDFEVDIEVAEIVPVLPGTPAGEGILVDLGTLSLLSPAAIVANQAWIASDRPDAAAAAVAAAYPQTVVLVADPRSGQNAAGTAIAFLLAAAGAAVLAFVVLALRRSRGRGDARELALLAVMGLGRRRAGGVRTREDLLAIGFGVVGGLAAGAVTAWFAVPPLVRAAYGTIPEAYPVPLVVPWGLLTASLLATAAICALIVSTVRVPTGLARLLREDE
- a CDS encoding isocitrate lyase/PEP mutase family protein — its product is MSSQADRAQTLSQLHSAPAILRVVNVWDVVSAKAILALPETKALATAGHSIAATYGYSDGTIPLELTLDMVARIVNAAGDVPVSADLDDGYDDAGETVRRAIGVGVVGANVEDRLRPLAESVGVVQAIIAAGDAEGVPFALNARTDAFVRGGGRPVEESIADAIERGRAYLDAGATTVFVPGILDADVTRRLVDGIGERKVSVIGLPGALSAGEYEQLGVARISYGPLTQRVALTALQDVAQSLYADGVIPAGTRALN